One segment of Nostoc flagelliforme CCNUN1 DNA contains the following:
- a CDS encoding 2OG-Fe(II) oxygenase family protein has protein sequence MNFDNIEDFGFDLKSFRNWCEYQSNMKSMPSSKIAFGRTHKWFGNEVILVHPAVIKKGHWDETVDRLGDYILPGWDCALLCHYRPGVGMKPHYDHSVFEPLVGLVNIGYATFRIGNQEHQLEDGQVIKFDSSILHELLPVVSERWSLSFRRIKPQFLRTYPTNNVCATKLKLIEN, from the coding sequence ATGAATTTTGATAACATTGAAGACTTTGGTTTCGATCTTAAAAGTTTTCGTAACTGGTGTGAATATCAATCTAATATGAAGTCAATGCCTTCTAGTAAGATTGCTTTTGGTCGAACTCACAAATGGTTTGGAAATGAGGTAATACTAGTACACCCTGCGGTAATTAAGAAAGGACATTGGGATGAGACGGTTGATCGACTTGGCGATTACATTCTTCCAGGATGGGATTGTGCCTTACTCTGCCATTATCGTCCAGGTGTTGGCATGAAACCACACTATGACCACTCCGTTTTTGAACCTCTGGTAGGATTAGTCAATATTGGGTATGCTACTTTCCGCATCGGTAATCAGGAACATCAGCTTGAAGATGGTCAGGTTATCAAGTTTGATTCTAGTATTCTCCATGAACTACTTCCGGTTGTATCTGAACGCTGGTCTTTGTCCTTTCGCCGGATTAAGCCACAGTTTCTACGAACCTATCCCACTAATAATGTTTGTGCTACAAAGCTTAAGCTTATTGAGAACTGA
- the petM gene encoding cytochrome b6-f complex subunit PetM: MGGELLNAALLSFGLIFVGWGLGALLLKIQGGEE; the protein is encoded by the coding sequence ATGGGCGGCGAACTTTTGAATGCAGCTCTATTGTCCTTCGGTTTAATCTTCGTAGGCTGGGGCTTAGGCGCGTTGTTACTAAAAATTCAAGGCGGAGAAGAATAA
- a CDS encoding pirin family protein, whose product MSQNTISHLIHDRNARGHAKMGWLDSYHTFSFGSFYDPNRMGFRSLRVINDDRIAPGAGFPTHSHRDMEILTYVLEGAVEHKDSLGTGSVIRPGDAQIMSAGTGISHSEFNPSPDEPLHLLQIWILPDEEGLAPRYEQKAFPLEEKRGKLRLIAAKDGRDGAVTIHQDVDLYTSVLESGDVVNYQVKPGRYAWLQIAQGIVNLNGEELRAGDGVQINGEEQLEISTNIGGEILLFDLG is encoded by the coding sequence ATGTCTCAAAATACAATTAGCCATCTAATTCATGATAGAAACGCCCGTGGTCACGCTAAAATGGGCTGGCTTGATAGTTATCACACATTTTCCTTCGGTAGTTTTTACGATCCCAACCGCATGGGATTTCGCTCTCTGCGAGTGATTAACGACGATCGCATTGCCCCTGGTGCTGGGTTCCCTACCCACAGCCATCGTGACATGGAAATCCTCACTTATGTCTTAGAAGGTGCTGTAGAGCATAAAGACAGCTTGGGTACTGGGTCGGTGATTCGTCCCGGTGATGCACAGATTATGAGCGCTGGTACTGGAATCAGTCACAGTGAATTTAATCCTTCGCCAGATGAACCACTACACTTACTACAAATCTGGATTCTTCCCGATGAAGAAGGATTAGCGCCAAGATACGAACAAAAAGCTTTTCCTCTGGAAGAAAAACGCGGCAAATTACGCTTAATTGCTGCTAAAGATGGGCGCGATGGTGCTGTGACAATTCACCAAGATGTTGATTTATACACATCTGTTTTAGAGTCAGGTGATGTTGTTAATTATCAAGTTAAACCTGGTCGCTATGCCTGGTTACAAATAGCGCAAGGCATAGTTAACTTAAATGGTGAAGAACTCAGAGCAGGCGATGGAGTGCAAATCAACGGCGAAGAACAGCTAGAAATTAGCACCAATATCGGCGGCGAAATCTTACTTTTCGATTTGGGCTAA
- a CDS encoding LysR substrate-binding domain-containing protein, which yields MAGMTLEQLKIFMAVAQHLHFTRAAEELYITQPAVSAAIHNLEQEYGVKLFHRIGRHIEIAEAGKLLQVEAQKILDQVSLTERGLRELNNLQRGELKLGSSLTIGNYWLPSKISEFKSRYPGIQIDCSLANTEEICMGTATGQFDLGLVEGDVKPALQSTLEYEIVGSDRLQIVVGQKHPWFECGEIDLSQLTQTLWVMREPGSGTQQRFEEALQNWGINLSELDVILVFNSGEMTKAAIEDGVGAIGISELMVKKEIQLGTLRAIRVIDNREGNGAMPTAVTEPVLSVAEGRSRSAGYTYAEIVRPFFKLKHRQRFQTALSKVFEQMLISPMLDGSH from the coding sequence ATGGCAGGAATGACGCTTGAGCAGCTAAAAATTTTTATGGCTGTGGCACAGCACTTACACTTTACTCGCGCAGCAGAGGAGCTTTATATTACACAACCTGCCGTCAGCGCAGCAATCCACAACTTAGAGCAAGAATACGGAGTGAAACTGTTCCATCGGATTGGTCGTCATATCGAGATTGCTGAGGCTGGCAAATTACTGCAAGTGGAAGCACAGAAAATTCTCGATCAAGTCTCCTTGACTGAAAGGGGATTGCGGGAATTGAACAATCTGCAACGGGGTGAGTTGAAATTAGGGTCAAGTCTGACAATTGGTAATTACTGGCTACCAAGTAAGATTAGTGAGTTTAAGAGCCGATATCCCGGTATTCAGATTGACTGTAGCCTTGCCAATACAGAAGAGATTTGTATGGGAACGGCGACAGGACAGTTTGATTTGGGTTTGGTAGAAGGAGATGTGAAGCCAGCGCTCCAGAGTACTTTGGAGTACGAAATAGTGGGGAGCGATCGCTTACAAATTGTAGTAGGTCAAAAACATCCTTGGTTTGAGTGCGGAGAAATTGACTTAAGCCAACTGACTCAAACCCTTTGGGTGATGCGAGAACCAGGTTCTGGAACCCAGCAAAGGTTTGAGGAAGCCCTACAAAATTGGGGAATCAATCTCAGTGAACTGGATGTAATTTTAGTATTCAATAGTGGAGAGATGACAAAAGCAGCGATCGAAGATGGTGTCGGTGCAATTGGAATTTCTGAATTGATGGTAAAAAAAGAAATACAGTTGGGGACTCTGCGGGCAATTCGAGTGATTGATAATAGAGAGGGTAACGGTGCAATGCCTACGGCGGTCACTGAGCCTGTCCTGAGCGTAGCCGAAGGGCGCAGCCGAAGTGCGGGCTACACCTACGCAGAAATAGTTCGACCTTTCTTCAAACTCAAACATCGCCAGCGTTTTCAAACTGCCCTTTCCAAAGTTTTTGAACAAATGTTGATATCACCTATGTTAGATGGCTCACATTAA
- the dps gene encoding DNA starvation/stationary phase protection protein Dps, protein MSDNSITSRLYPTRIDIPAEARVQIVVLLNQTLAATSDLKTQAKQAHWNVKGTDFYQLHLLFDELAGELEGYIDMVAERVTALGGYAFGTARAAASNSILPEYPLDILDGKDHVTALSDRYAFYAKHLREAIDKTDELGDLDTADLYTEISRTIDKRLWFLEAHLQVAEIKAENGKAATTRTQKIPAGVK, encoded by the coding sequence ATGAGCGACAACAGCATTACATCACGTTTGTACCCTACCCGCATTGACATTCCCGCCGAAGCGCGAGTGCAAATCGTGGTACTTCTCAACCAAACTTTGGCAGCTACTTCGGATTTGAAAACCCAAGCAAAGCAAGCGCACTGGAACGTTAAAGGTACTGACTTTTACCAGTTACACTTATTATTTGATGAGCTTGCTGGGGAATTGGAAGGATACATCGATATGGTCGCTGAACGCGTTACAGCTTTAGGCGGATACGCTTTTGGAACAGCCCGCGCCGCAGCTAGTAATTCAATTTTGCCAGAATATCCCTTAGATATTTTGGATGGTAAAGACCATGTAACAGCCTTGTCAGATCGTTATGCATTCTATGCTAAACATCTCCGGGAAGCGATCGATAAAACTGATGAATTAGGCGACCTTGATACCGCCGACCTTTACACCGAAATTTCTCGCACCATTGACAAACGACTCTGGTTCTTAGAAGCTCATCTGCAAGTAGCAGAAATTAAGGCAGAGAATGGCAAAGCGGCTACTACTAGAACTCAAAAGATCCCTGCTGGTGTAAAGTAA
- a CDS encoding YidH family protein, with the protein MQLKSKPTEEDKDKKKLGRLNPSRIRDHLANERTYLAWMRTGIALLGFGVVIVRLRAFHVPLVPRPGTGWKLGLVFSLVGLITVWLSTAHYFAVRRDIEEDTYEPTDRWVLLFSLAVMILGAGVIYFVFTTSLDPLSPVMPE; encoded by the coding sequence ATGCAGTTAAAATCGAAACCTACAGAAGAAGATAAAGATAAAAAAAAGCTAGGACGACTAAATCCGTCCCGAATCCGAGATCACTTGGCAAATGAGCGTACCTACCTCGCTTGGATGCGGACAGGGATCGCTCTTTTAGGTTTTGGTGTCGTCATTGTGCGTCTGCGTGCCTTCCATGTACCTTTAGTACCTCGTCCTGGCACCGGCTGGAAGTTAGGTTTAGTCTTCTCGCTGGTGGGTTTGATTACCGTGTGGCTATCAACGGCACACTATTTTGCAGTCCGTCGTGATATCGAAGAAGATACTTATGAACCGACAGACCGTTGGGTGTTGCTGTTCAGTCTCGCCGTGATGATTCTCGGCGCTGGAGTAATCTATTTTGTTTTTACAACTTCTTTAGATCCATTAAGTCCAGTTATGCCTGAGTAA
- a CDS encoding SDR family oxidoreductase encodes MTLLIVGATGTLGRQVARRAIDEGYKVRCLVRSSKKAAFLKEWGAELVPGNLRYPDTLAEALVGVTQVIDASTSRPTDSLSIKQVDWDGKVALIQAAKAAGVERFIFFSILDADKYPEVPLMEIKRCTELFLAESGLNYTILRLAGFMQGLIGQYGIPILESQPVWVTGNSSPIAYMDTQDIAKFAIRALSVPETQNQTFPVVGTRAWSAEEIINLCERLSGKDARVTRMPITLLRAVRGLMRFFQWGWNVADRLAFTEVLASGKELNASMDEVYTIFGLDPQQTTTLESYLQEYFSRIMKKLKELDYQKNKNKNKKEKPKKTPFKQSSKANSQ; translated from the coding sequence ATGACATTATTAATCGTCGGTGCCACTGGCACCTTAGGAAGACAAGTGGCTCGTCGTGCAATCGATGAGGGATATAAAGTACGCTGTCTTGTTCGGAGCAGTAAAAAAGCAGCTTTTCTCAAAGAATGGGGTGCAGAACTCGTACCGGGAAATTTACGTTACCCCGATACCTTAGCCGAAGCTTTAGTTGGTGTAACCCAAGTTATTGATGCGTCAACATCTCGTCCTACAGATTCACTGAGTATCAAACAAGTGGACTGGGACGGCAAAGTAGCATTGATTCAAGCAGCAAAAGCAGCAGGTGTAGAGCGTTTTATCTTCTTTTCGATATTAGATGCTGATAAATACCCAGAAGTGCCGTTAATGGAAATTAAGCGGTGTACAGAACTCTTCCTGGCTGAGTCTGGCTTGAATTATACCATCTTGCGGCTAGCTGGGTTTATGCAAGGATTAATTGGTCAGTACGGGATTCCTATTTTGGAATCACAGCCAGTTTGGGTGACTGGTAATTCTTCTCCCATTGCTTATATGGATACTCAGGACATTGCTAAGTTCGCAATCCGTGCATTGAGTGTGCCAGAAACGCAAAACCAAACTTTTCCTGTAGTCGGTACTCGTGCGTGGAGTGCAGAAGAAATCATCAACCTGTGCGAACGTTTATCTGGAAAAGATGCCAGAGTAACGCGGATGCCAATAACCTTGCTGCGTGCTGTGCGGGGCTTAATGCGGTTCTTTCAGTGGGGATGGAACGTAGCAGACAGGCTAGCATTTACAGAAGTATTGGCTAGTGGTAAAGAGTTAAATGCTTCAATGGATGAAGTATACACAATTTTTGGCTTAGATCCGCAACAAACCACAACCCTAGAAAGCTATCTACAAGAGTACTTCAGCCGAATAATGAAGAAGCTCAAAGAGTTAGACTACCAGAAAAATAAAAATAAAAATAAAAAGGAAAAACCTAAAAAAACTCCTTTTAAGCAGTCTTCAAAAGCCAATAGTCAATAA
- a CDS encoding pentapeptide repeat-containing protein yields the protein MNTEELKRRFAAGERYFPAVNLSRNKLIGAYLPGINLWGCDLSGANLAKAKLWGADLSRANLAKANLTRANLSGVKLNEANLRGAKLNYAKLYGANLTGAYYDDSTRFSRGFDPISQNMQKV from the coding sequence ATGAATACTGAGGAGTTAAAACGGCGTTTTGCCGCAGGAGAAAGATATTTTCCAGCCGTCAACTTGAGTAGGAACAAGCTGATTGGAGCCTATTTGCCTGGAATCAATTTATGGGGTTGTGACTTGAGTGGAGCGAACCTAGCTAAAGCTAAACTCTGGGGAGCAGATTTGAGTAGAGCTAACTTAGCCAAAGCTAACTTGACCAGAGCTAATTTGAGCGGTGTCAAACTCAATGAAGCAAATCTCCGGGGAGCAAAACTCAACTATGCTAAGTTGTATGGAGCGAATCTGACTGGCGCTTACTACGATGACAGCACGCGGTTTTCTAGAGGTTTTGACCCCATCAGTCAAAATATGCAAAAGGTATGA
- a CDS encoding protein rep, which yields MSAQASDSDLIAFNISSQNKFQQNQNIQSLTEVSPIGKIWDKHRTNTDKVLHYYAKADEDYFQQYAWRMRICSELLKFQLVPEESEGILKLKLSDARFCRVRHCPVCQWRRSLMWKARAYKILPQVVTDYPKHRWLFVTLTVKNCKIEELRENLDLINKAFKRLTELKAWPAKGWVKSIEVTKGRDGVSAHPHLHILAMVPPSYFSHGYLSHAKWVALWQQCLQIDYQPVVHTSAIAKHYNPSLVIPEILKYQVKESDLVGDREWFLELTRQLHKSRAIAVGGILRQYMRELEEKNQDLIDESEETDEVDRESLYFRWERKLQIFNIE from the coding sequence GTGTCTGCTCAAGCCTCAGACAGTGACCTTATTGCTTTTAATATCTCGTCTCAAAATAAGTTCCAACAAAATCAAAATATACAGAGCTTAACCGAAGTTTCGCCTATAGGTAAAATCTGGGACAAGCACAGAACCAATACTGATAAAGTCCTGCATTATTATGCCAAAGCAGACGAAGATTATTTTCAGCAGTATGCCTGGCGGATGAGAATATGTTCCGAGTTGCTGAAGTTTCAATTAGTGCCAGAGGAATCGGAAGGTATTCTCAAGTTAAAGCTATCAGATGCCCGATTCTGTAGGGTTCGTCACTGTCCGGTTTGTCAGTGGAGGCGATCGCTCATGTGGAAAGCAAGAGCTTACAAAATTCTCCCACAGGTTGTTACTGATTACCCCAAGCACCGTTGGCTGTTTGTCACCTTGACTGTAAAGAATTGTAAAATTGAGGAACTCAGGGAAAACCTGGATTTGATAAATAAAGCTTTTAAGCGATTGACTGAATTGAAAGCATGGCCTGCAAAAGGTTGGGTGAAGTCTATCGAAGTAACTAAAGGTAGAGATGGAGTCTCAGCACACCCGCATTTACATATTTTGGCAATGGTGCCGCCTTCGTATTTCAGTCATGGATATCTTTCTCATGCCAAATGGGTAGCGTTGTGGCAGCAGTGCTTACAGATTGATTACCAGCCTGTCGTTCATACTAGCGCGATCGCAAAGCATTATAACCCGTCACTAGTGATCCCAGAAATTCTCAAGTATCAGGTGAAAGAGTCAGATTTGGTGGGTGATAGAGAATGGTTTTTAGAGTTAACCCGTCAACTGCATAAAAGTAGAGCGATCGCTGTTGGGGGTATACTCAGGCAGTATATGCGCGAATTAGAGGAGAAAAACCAAGACCTCATTGATGAAAGTGAAGAGACAGATGAGGTAGATAGAGAAAGTTTGTATTTCCGATGGGAGCGCAAGTTACAAATATTTAATATAGAGTGA
- a CDS encoding cadmium resistance transporter: MSDFVTAITTGITAFTATNIDDIVILTLLYSQINKTFRSRHILGGQYLGFAALIIASLPGFFGGLIIPQDWIRLLGLMPIIIGVSSLLKREEDSPEEAEEETEPSCPSVLASFISPQTCNVAAIAFANGSDNISVYVPLFANSELDSLLVILGVFFIMVGVWCYTAYKLTYLPAIANFLTENGNTFVPCILIGLGIFIVTENVTWTLLSVVSSYIFSLILGFNTQPSSQEQEKLSI, encoded by the coding sequence ATGAGCGATTTCGTAACTGCAATTACCACAGGGATTACCGCATTCACTGCCACCAACATCGATGATATTGTCATTCTGACGTTGCTTTATTCACAAATAAATAAAACATTCCGCAGCCGTCACATTCTTGGTGGTCAGTATCTCGGCTTTGCTGCATTGATCATTGCTAGCCTTCCCGGTTTCTTCGGTGGACTAATTATACCGCAAGACTGGATTAGACTACTTGGTTTAATGCCAATAATCATTGGTGTGAGTAGTTTACTAAAACGCGAAGAGGATTCACCAGAAGAAGCCGAGGAAGAAACCGAACCGTCTTGTCCCTCTGTACTTGCCAGTTTTATCTCTCCGCAAACATGTAATGTAGCTGCGATCGCCTTTGCGAATGGCAGTGATAATATCAGCGTCTACGTGCCCCTATTTGCCAACTCGGAATTAGATAGTCTACTGGTGATACTAGGTGTATTTTTTATAATGGTTGGTGTATGGTGTTATACGGCTTACAAGTTAACCTACTTGCCTGCGATCGCTAACTTTTTAACAGAGAATGGCAATACTTTTGTCCCTTGTATCTTGATTGGATTAGGTATATTTATTGTTACAGAAAATGTTACTTGGACTCTTTTATCTGTAGTTTCTAGTTATATATTTTCATTAATCTTAGGTTTTAACACTCAGCCGTCGAGTCAAGAACAAGAAAAACTAAGTATCTAA
- a CDS encoding class I SAM-dependent methyltransferase: MSQKPDSQLQNLFAAHKSTDWQERLAPVAYRFNQEYLGQPFEVPTEVQAMPIFREWIAGNFSGRIASPFWEIAEPKKNQHCLDIGCGISFLIYPWRDWQAFFHGQEISNVARDTLNSRGPQLNSKLFKGVELGAAHQLNYSPEQFDLAIATGFSCYFPLEYWNAVLAEVKRVLKPGGHFVFDVLNPEQPLAEDWAVLETYLGAEVFLEPLAKWEKTIKAAGAKVVTHKSGELFELYKVRF; encoded by the coding sequence ATGTCCCAAAAGCCCGATTCACAGTTACAAAATCTTTTTGCTGCACACAAATCAACCGACTGGCAGGAAAGATTAGCGCCAGTAGCCTATCGCTTTAACCAAGAATATCTTGGTCAACCCTTTGAAGTTCCGACAGAAGTACAGGCAATGCCGATATTTCGAGAGTGGATTGCTGGCAATTTCTCAGGAAGAATTGCTTCTCCTTTTTGGGAAATTGCTGAACCGAAAAAGAACCAGCACTGTTTAGATATAGGCTGTGGTATCAGCTTTTTAATCTATCCTTGGCGGGATTGGCAAGCATTTTTTCATGGGCAAGAAATCAGTAATGTGGCACGGGATACCCTTAATTCTCGTGGGCCGCAGTTGAATTCTAAGCTGTTCAAAGGTGTTGAGTTGGGAGCAGCCCATCAGTTAAACTATTCACCAGAGCAATTTGATCTTGCGATCGCCACAGGATTTAGCTGCTATTTTCCACTCGAATACTGGAATGCTGTACTAGCAGAAGTCAAACGGGTGTTAAAACCAGGTGGGCATTTTGTGTTTGACGTTCTCAACCCAGAACAGCCTTTAGCAGAAGATTGGGCAGTTCTGGAAACCTATTTGGGGGCTGAGGTGTTTTTAGAGCCTTTAGCTAAGTGGGAAAAAACCATTAAAGCGGCTGGTGCTAAAGTTGTAACTCACAAATCAGGGGAATTATTCGAGTTATACAAAGTGCGGTTTTAA
- a CDS encoding NAD(+) kinase, producing the protein MPKAGIIYNDVKPIAGRVAIELKDKLTAAGWDVCVTSSIGGILGYSNPESPVCHTPIDGLTPPGFDSDMEFAVVLGGDGTVLAASRQVAPCGIPLLTVNTGHMGFLTETFLNQLPQALEQTMAGEYEIEERAMLTVKVFRGDSVLWEALCLNEMVLHREPLTSMCHFEIAIGRHAPVDIAADGVIVSTPTGSTAYSLSAGGPVVTPGVPALQLVPICPHSLASRALVFPDTESVNIYPVNIPRLVMVVDGNGGCYVLPEDRVYMERSQYSVRFIRLQPPEFFRILREKLGWGLPHIAKPTSVELP; encoded by the coding sequence GTGCCGAAAGCAGGCATTATCTACAATGACGTTAAACCGATAGCCGGCCGTGTCGCTATCGAGTTGAAAGACAAGCTAACCGCAGCCGGTTGGGATGTGTGTGTCACATCGAGTATCGGTGGAATATTGGGCTACTCTAACCCGGAGAGTCCTGTATGCCACACCCCCATTGACGGTCTAACGCCCCCTGGTTTTGACTCGGATATGGAGTTTGCAGTGGTGTTAGGGGGAGACGGCACTGTTTTAGCAGCGTCTCGTCAGGTGGCTCCCTGTGGTATTCCACTGCTAACAGTGAATACCGGCCACATGGGATTTTTGACAGAAACCTTCCTGAATCAATTGCCCCAAGCACTAGAACAGACAATGGCGGGTGAGTATGAAATTGAAGAACGAGCTATGCTCACCGTCAAAGTGTTTCGGGGAGATTCAGTGCTGTGGGAAGCCCTCTGCTTGAATGAAATGGTTCTGCACCGCGAACCTTTGACCTCTATGTGCCATTTTGAAATTGCCATAGGGCGTCATGCGCCAGTAGATATTGCAGCAGATGGTGTGATTGTTTCTACGCCTACTGGTTCTACAGCTTACTCATTGAGTGCTGGTGGCCCAGTTGTCACCCCTGGCGTACCTGCTTTACAGCTAGTACCCATTTGTCCCCATTCCCTAGCTTCTAGAGCATTAGTATTTCCAGATACTGAATCGGTCAACATTTACCCAGTCAACATTCCTCGGCTGGTAATGGTGGTGGATGGTAATGGAGGGTGCTATGTACTACCAGAAGATAGAGTATATATGGAGCGATCGCAATATAGTGTTCGATTTATTCGCCTGCAACCACCTGAGTTTTTCCGAATTTTACGAGAAAAATTAGGTTGGGGTTTACCACATATCGCTAAACCAACTTCGGTAGAATTACCTTAA
- the pdxA gene encoding 4-hydroxythreonine-4-phosphate dehydrogenase PdxA yields the protein MYQNNLDNLVNFTKKNRPRLALTLGDPAGIGPEVILKALAEPEISKKYDVTVVGNRDLLAEIYHKLNLIDNLAPLANPDELSIIDVQLDEEIKGQIISGIGNAASGTASFAYMECAIAQTLAGKFDAIVTGPIAKSAWKAAGYNYPGQTELLAQKSGVDRFGMLFVARSPHTNWTLRTLLATTHIPLRQVADTLTPQLLTQKLDLLVECLEKDFGIENGRIAIAGLNPHSGEQGQLGHEEQDWLIPWLEQERQNRPQLQLDGPIPPDTMWVKPGQAWYGNSLVQNPADGYLALYHDQGLIPVKLMAFDRAVNTSIGLPFVRTSPDHGTAFDIAGKGIADATSMKAAIHLAAELVSQRLAVGCG from the coding sequence ATGTATCAAAATAATTTAGATAATCTAGTGAATTTTACCAAAAAGAATCGCCCGCGTCTGGCGTTGACGCTCGGAGATCCGGCGGGAATTGGGCCGGAGGTAATTTTAAAAGCTTTAGCGGAACCGGAAATTAGTAAAAAATATGACGTTACAGTGGTGGGAAACCGGGATTTGCTGGCAGAGATTTATCACAAACTGAATTTAATCGATAATTTAGCACCTTTGGCAAATCCAGACGAGTTGTCAATTATAGATGTGCAGTTGGATGAAGAAATTAAAGGTCAAATTATTTCAGGAATAGGTAATGCGGCCAGTGGTACGGCTAGTTTTGCGTATATGGAATGTGCGATCGCTCAAACACTTGCTGGTAAATTTGATGCTATTGTCACAGGGCCGATCGCTAAATCTGCTTGGAAAGCCGCCGGGTATAATTATCCAGGGCAAACGGAACTTTTGGCGCAAAAGTCAGGTGTTGACCGTTTTGGGATGTTATTTGTGGCGCGATCGCCCCATACTAATTGGACACTCCGCACTTTACTTGCCACCACACATATTCCCTTACGTCAAGTAGCCGATACATTGACACCGCAGTTGTTGACACAGAAATTGGATTTGCTGGTGGAGTGTTTGGAGAAAGACTTTGGGATAGAAAATGGGAGAATTGCGATCGCAGGTTTAAATCCCCACAGTGGCGAACAGGGACAACTTGGACATGAAGAACAGGATTGGTTAATTCCCTGGTTAGAGCAAGAACGGCAAAATAGACCACAATTACAGCTAGATGGGCCAATACCGCCAGATACGATGTGGGTTAAACCTGGTCAAGCTTGGTATGGAAATTCTTTAGTACAAAATCCTGCTGATGGTTACTTGGCACTTTACCACGACCAAGGCTTAATTCCTGTGAAGCTGATGGCGTTTGATCGGGCAGTTAATACTTCTATTGGCCTTCCTTTCGTTCGGACTTCACCGGATCATGGAACAGCGTTTGATATTGCGGGTAAGGGAATTGCTGATGCTACGAGTATGAAGGCAGCGATACATTTAGCGGCTGAGTTGGTTAGTCAAAGATTGGCGGTGGGTTGTGGTTAA